In Lacinutrix sp. Bg11-31, the DNA window CTTCAGGTATGGTTTTACTAGATTACTATTTAACTCCAGAAAGTTATGTTTGGAACTTTGAGTTAAAACGTTTTTTAATTTTAGCTTTAATTGCAATTCTTCTTTTACCAATACAAACAAGTACAGAAGAGTATATTTTTAGAGGTTATTTAATGCAAGGTTTTGGGACATTGGCTAAAAATAGGTGGTTTCCTTTACTTATGACCTCTTTAATTTTTGGTGGAATGCACTTTTTTAATCCAGAAGTAGATAAGTTGGGAACCTTAGTAATGGTCTACTACATTGGTACTGGATTGTTTTTGGGTATTATAACACTTATGGACGAAGGTATAGAATTAGCATTAGGTTTTCATGCAGCAAATAATTTATTTGGAGCATTGTTAGTTTCAGCAGATTGGACCGTTTTACAAACACATTCTGTTTTTAAAGATATTTCAGAACCAGGCGTTGGATTTAACGATATTGTTTTGCCTGTATTTGTAATCTTTCCAATTATCATTTTCATCTTTGCTAAAGTTTACAAGTGGACTAACTGGAAAGAAAAACTTTTTGGAAAGGTTGTAGCGCCACAAAAAGAGAACTACAAAGTAATAGATTAGTACATGCCAAGTTTAAATACAGTACATGAGTGTTTTAAGTTTAATGGAGAACATTATGGCTTTAGGGATTTAAAAACACTTGCGCTACATTTAATTAAAACTGAGGAATACTATAAAAAGGATATAGGAGAATTTTTATACCAATGGCAAGACACATCTAATACAATTGCGCTTAAAACATCTGGCTCTACTGGAACTCCCAAGACTATTGTAATTAAAAAGCAAGCTATGGTTAATAGTGCAATTGCAACAGGAATTCACTTTAACTTACAACCAGGTAGCACAGCACTTTTATGTTTACCAGCACATTATATTGCTGGAAAAATGATGCTAGTTCGTGCTCTAGTTTTAGGCCTCGAAATGGATAGTATTGAACCAAAATCTAACCTGCAAATAGATTTAGAAAAGCAGTATCATTTTACTGCAATGGTGCCTTTACAGCTTGAAAAAAATGAAGATAAATTAAAGGCTATTAAAACGGTTATTGTAGGAGGAGCAAAAGTATCTTCAGCATTAAATTCTAAATTAAAAGAACTAAAAACTACTATTTTTGAGACTTATGGTATGACAGAGACCGTTTCTCATATAGCAGTGAAACAATTAAATAATACGACTAAAAACAATAGTTTTAAAACCTTACCAAATATAAAAATTACGCAAGACGATAGAGGCTGTCTTATTGTTGATGCTCCTCGTGTTTCTACTGCAGTAATAATTACTAACGACGTGGTTAAGCTTCTGTCTGAAAACGAATTTGAATGGATTGGTAGAGCAGATACTATTATTAATTCTGGCGGTATTAAAATATTTCCAGAGCAAGTAGAGAATTTGTTAAGTGGTAAAATTAGCAATCGTTTCTTTATAGCTTCAGAAGAAGATGAAACTCTTGGAGAACGTGTTATTCTTATTATTGAAGGAGAAGAAAATGATTTAGATATTTCTCTATTTAATACTTTAGATTCATATTCTAAACCTAAAAAAACCTATTACTTATCTAATTTCGTTGAGACTACTTCTGGGAAAATTCAGCGTAAAAAAACATTACAATTATTAAAAAAGTAGTGTTCACTCATTCTGTATTTTATAACATAGACTTTGGTTATAGTTTTACTCTAAACTTTAAAACCAAAGATTATTAAAATAAAAAAATCCAGCGTATTAAAACACTGGATTTAATAGTTAAAAAATAATGTTTTTACTTTACAGATAGTTTCAATATAACTAATTCAGTACTTAAAGTCTTTACTTTAGCAAAGTATAAGCCTTTAGCAACTTCTAAATTAAAATTAATAGTTTGCTCGTTATTACTATTAATTGTTTTAATTAATTGCCCGTTTAAATTAGTAATTTCAATTGTTGTGTTTTTATAAACTTTACCTAAATCAATATTAAAACCTGAGTTTGATGGATTAGGGAATAGTTTTATGTTGTTATTTAATTCAAAAGTAGCATTAGATAATGTGTTTTTAGTTAAAGTTAAAGCTACAGGACTAATTGCTTCATCTCCAGAAGTTGCTCCATTACCATTTCCTGCAATACCTGAGGCATAAAATGTAATATCATCTTGTCCGTTAGGTGCAACCCATTCTGCAGTAAAAACTGTATAATTAGCACTAAAAGAAGTTGTATAATGTTCTAAATATTGCCTTCCATTTAAAGTTACAACAGCAGCTCCAGGACCTGGATTAATTATTGTACCTGCTTGTGCACTATTTGCAGAACCTAATATAACAGATTGAAAACCTTTTGCAATTCCATATTGGCTTTCTACAGAATAAAATAAATCATAAGTCGTTCCAGGAGTATAATTTGTAACCGTAGTTCCCATAGCATCTATTACTGTAATAGTTATTGTAGAATTGTTACTTGCACCACTATGGCAACCACTACAATTTTGTCCACCAGA includes these proteins:
- a CDS encoding CPBP family intramembrane glutamic endopeptidase; the protein is MDFIQQAFKIKHEFWRYLIGSVIVIIGAVVGQIPFTVAAILKAVEKGGSVFSMTEQELMTSLEPNLNLFLMLLSFVFALVTLFLVVKYLHKQTIIGLTTARKKIDWKRIWFAFIFWGIISSGMVLLDYYLTPESYVWNFELKRFLILALIAILLLPIQTSTEEYIFRGYLMQGFGTLAKNRWFPLLMTSLIFGGMHFFNPEVDKLGTLVMVYYIGTGLFLGIITLMDEGIELALGFHAANNLFGALLVSADWTVLQTHSVFKDISEPGVGFNDIVLPVFVIFPIIIFIFAKVYKWTNWKEKLFGKVVAPQKENYKVID
- a CDS encoding AMP-binding protein encodes the protein MPSLNTVHECFKFNGEHYGFRDLKTLALHLIKTEEYYKKDIGEFLYQWQDTSNTIALKTSGSTGTPKTIVIKKQAMVNSAIATGIHFNLQPGSTALLCLPAHYIAGKMMLVRALVLGLEMDSIEPKSNLQIDLEKQYHFTAMVPLQLEKNEDKLKAIKTVIVGGAKVSSALNSKLKELKTTIFETYGMTETVSHIAVKQLNNTTKNNSFKTLPNIKITQDDRGCLIVDAPRVSTAVIITNDVVKLLSENEFEWIGRADTIINSGGIKIFPEQVENLLSGKISNRFFIASEEDETLGERVILIIEGEENDLDISLFNTLDSYSKPKKTYYLSNFVETTSGKIQRKKTLQLLKK
- a CDS encoding T9SS type A sorting domain-containing protein, whose product is MTSKLPLLISFFLSLSFISFKSYTTLKTDSNYALIPLTSSGLAATFGMDRTGSPISGGQNCSGCHSGASNNSTITITVIDAMGTTVTNYTPGTTYDLFYSVESQYGIAKGFQSVILGSANSAQAGTIINPGPGAAVVTLNGRQYLEHYTTSFSANYTVFTAEWVAPNGQDDITFYASGIAGNGNGATSGDEAISPVALTLTKNTLSNATFELNNNIKLFPNPSNSGFNIDLGKVYKNTTIEITNLNGQLIKTINSNNEQTINFNLEVAKGLYFAKVKTLSTELVILKLSVK